In Anopheles arabiensis isolate DONGOLA chromosome 2, AaraD3, whole genome shotgun sequence, the genomic window CTCatcgcgcgctctctctctctctctcctttcaGATGCAGTCGTAATCAACGTGCTGAGACGGAAGAGAGAAAACAGTGTAGTGACAGAGTCGGGTGGACGGCGGCGCGAAGATGCCGTCACGGACTGCCCTATGGACGTGGATAAAGCTCCTCGGGCTGGCGCTGGCGGTGCTGGACCACGCGCCGGTCGCGGCCCAGTCAAACTCACCGCAGACCTGCCCGCCGGGTAGCGACATCAGCCCGTGCGTCTGCCAGGTCAAGAAGAACGGGCTCGACATCCTGTGCGAGGCGACGGACGTGCAGCACATCACCAAGGCGATGAGTGCGCTCAAGGGCAAGAGCCCGATCATCTTCTACCTGAAGCTGCGCCACAACAACCTACCGAAGCTGCAAGGGTTCGTGTTTCTCGCGCTCGACATCCGGCACCTGACGATCCACAACAGCAGTCTCGCCACCATCGAGGAGACGTCGCTCAGCTCGCTCGGTAAGATTTGTTTTCCTTATTTGTGGTTGTACTCTGTCcttgaaatgaaacgaaacgaacccaACTGACTCCCATCCCCGTCAGACGGGCCTGCTCTTTGGCGTGTCTGAAAGGAACGTAATTTCATCCACAATTCCACTTCCACTGCCTTGGACGGGGGTGTGTGGAAAAATTCATGACCCCACAGGGACGACCAGAGACAGAGCTCAGAAATCACGCCCTTCAAGTGCACGTTTCCAAAATGGGGGAAGCTCTTAACTTTTTTACGACCGACTGACTGTCTATTCCTCGGTCGTTGCTGGTGCCGCTGTTGCGTGTCATATTTTCGCATACAAAGCTTCGCAATTAAGAAGCAAATTTGCTGtgcggggtgtgtgtgcgtgtgtgcgctgCATTGAAGCAGAAGTAAATGGTATTattatgctttatttttgGATACATGAAACGGTTTGTGGTGCCAAAGCACGCCATTTTGTGACGCAATAAAAACGGGTGTATGAGTTTTGGAAGAGCAActgattttattgcatttaaaCATTAACTCGTTTTGGTGTAATTGCTGTGGTTTGATGAAGACTGTAGCAAATATTAACCAGGAATTAATGAGTTTGCAAAGTGATAGCATGAAAAAGAAGCCTTCcttgttttattctttctttATGAAGTCATTACATTTGATGCAATAGCAAATGAGTCATTGATTTTGGGCTACGTTTATTGCCGCTAATATATTGTAATGAACACTGATTTGACAACAACTAACTGACAGAATGCACAAGAACGAAGACTGAAAAACTGAAGGCGGAAGAACTGAAGGCGAAAGAACTGAAGACTGAAGACTTAAGGTGAAACGCTGAAGATGTTTCCTAGGTCCGTTTGAATAATTTGACATTACGGGCAGATGTTAGAGGTCAAATATGCCGGATTTTACAGTACGAAGCTTTATGGATCAAACGATTTGTAATTTCTTTTTCCAATATGAAGTTGGTAAGCTGTTTGAAGCTTAtttcaaacatattttccCTATTGGAAAAGGCATCATAATGTCCTTCTTTGAAGTTGCTTTAACCAGTTGCACCAGTCCCTTCATGTAACAAATTCATCTGCATAAGATCCCACAGGAAACTCAAATAAACACGCTGATTAAAACCTCCTTCCCTTCCAAAATCTCTAAAATCGTACTTTATATGCAAATTAAAACAGACTCAAATGTATTTCCCCTTTTCCTGTGCCCAGGACGGGGACTTACCCAGCTCGATGTGTCCCAAAACCAACTGATGAGCGTACCGTCGAGCGCCCTCAAGAACCTGCACTATCTGCTGATCCTCAACCTGAACCACAACCGCATCTCGCAGATCCACAACCGTGCGTTCGAGGGACTGGACACACTGGAGATTCTGACCATCTACGAAAACAAACTGACGTTCATCGAACCGGACGCGTTCCGTGGATTGGACAAGTAAGCAGACAGGGTGATTGGTTGAGTTGCGCCAAACTGTTAATGCATTGCACGCCCTCCATTTCTTGCAGGAAGCTTAAGCGGCTGAATCTGGGCGGCAATGATCTTACCGCCGTCCCGCAGAAGGCTCTCTCGATGCTGGATAATCTGCGGAAGCTCGAGCTTCAGGAGAATCGCATCAAAACCATCAAAGAAGGTGACTTCGAAGGTAAGGCCGCTCTGTCAGGTGATTAAGACAATTCAAAGGGGGGGGTAGGAAAGGATTACAGAAATAGGAAAACACGAAACGGAACGCGTGGAATTACTAATTAAACGTTACTGCCTACTACCGCACAGGGCTGGAGAATCTGGACTCGTTAATCTTGGCCCACAATCAGCTAACGGAAGTGCCGGCTCGGGTATTCTTCCACCTCACGCTGCTCAACTCGCTCGAGCTGGAGGGTAACTCTATCTCCTACATCGCGAAGGAAGCATTCGAAGGATTGGAAGGTAAGACTGGAAGGGATGAAAGGATGCGATGGTCATTGAAGCAACCTAACACGTAAACCCCTTCTTTACCGCCCTCCGCACATAACAGAAAACCTACAGTATCTTCGCCTGGGGGACAATAATCTCCACATCATTCCGAGCGAAGCGCTGCGCCCGCTGCACCGTCTCCGGCATCTGGATCTCCGCTCGAACAACATCTCCGTCATTAGCGAGGATGCTTTTGTGGGTTTTGGGGATTCGATCACCTTTTTGAATCTGCAGAAAAACGAGTAAGTAACCGCCCACCCTGGTCTGGCAGACATTCAGGCTAAAACTGCTCTCTCCAGACACGCACATCCACCCTTGTTCGGGGAGGAAATTTGTCCGAAGCCGTTTAGAGAAACCAACCACGCCAACGGAAAAGTGCTCGGAAACATTTCGACATTAATTAATAGACTTGCCGGTGTTTCCCAATGGGGggattttgtttgtaaaacCGTGCGTCCAAGCCACTTTATCTGTGCGTCCCTTTTGAGTTTCATCTTACGTTGtctttgtatttttgtgtgtgtgtaatccCTAGCATCAAGGTCCTGCCGGCACTCGTGTTCGAAAATCTCAACTCCCTCGAGACGCTCAGCATCCAGAACAACAAGCTGACGCGCATACCGGAGGAGGTTATGGAGCCGATCATGGACTCGCTGCGTGTCGTCGATATTATGGgtaagttgtgtgtgtgtgtgcgcgttgtgTGCGAAACATTTTCGCTTTCAGTGCCGTTGCTGTTACCGAACATCCTACAGAAGCACAGAAAGGTAAACTAATGTCTCTATAACTCAATGGACTCGGAGTTGGAGCGCCGTAGTTATCTTCATTTTATCCCCAGACCCCTACGAAGTGACTTTCACAATTGCTTTCACTATCTCGGGGTGGGTGTCTCGGGAGGATAGACCGGAACACCGGTTTGCTAATGAATACTAAAGAAGCGACGAGATTGCGGATAGACGCGTCTTTAATTTATGTGTAACGCCAGCGTGGTGCGTCCGAAGCAACTCTGAACGCGTCTGGGTCTGGGAAGTAGTATAAACTGTGAAGAAGCACATGGATTAGAATCTAAACGAAGTGTTTTTGAAGCTCGGGACCGCTTTGAATTGCAGTCCATTAAAACGAAACGAGTTTATTTGGATCGTAAATTACGGGCCGGCCAGGAGCGCTTGGTGTTTATGTGCGCCCTCCGTGCGTCGGTACACCATGAAGTATTATTCGGACAGTTCATTacagaaattaatttttaaaatacgATTTTTGGCATTTGATTTGTGTTTTGATTGGGTGGAGATTTATGAGTAGTAAAATTGCAGGTTTTTATTTAGTGTTAAACCATCAAAGTCCATCTGATTCAAAGGacgattgatttattgattagGCTCCTTAACTTAAACAAAAATGCGTGAGTTGTCGTACGACTCAGCAGttttaagcaaacaaataatataAACAGTTATAACATAAACAAAGTTATAAACAAAGAGTAGTAAAATTCGATCAAAAACATTCATCTTTCGTACTTTTCCGCAAGATGGCGATAGTAATCCGCAAGATGGTGCTATTGGAAACTCTACGCAATAGTGTCTGGTTAACCATTTCATGGTATACTTTGATGTGAGCAAACAACCGAAAGAACACCTACAGTCAgtctaaattattaaaaattgaattttctttACCTTGTCTTATCTTTCGTTGAGCTTGCATCAAAGTCCAAAACATGCAAGAATAGAGCGATATTATAAAATAGTATAGCTGTCACGAAAGACATTTGGACATTTCCTTAGTAAAATCATCAATTTGAAATATCCTTTTCCTTGAAATTGTATATAGAAACGATTGATAACACCGTACTATCTTACTGAGACCCAAAAAAAGCAGTTGAAGTGATTCAGCAAGCCTTAACCGTTATCTGTAAATTATCGATTATTAAATGAAAACGGCAAGGACATTTTTTTGAACGTTCTGCAATTACGTAGGAAGAATGTTACGATATAATAATGCGCAAATATAGTTCCCGTAGTTCCAGTTAATCAATAAACAACCTTGCAACTTATATTAGCACCAAAAAAGtctacaaaaacacaaaaagtgtGAAAACTGCTTTTTATCCGGCTTTTGCCAATTCCAATCCAATTATCGGACCCAATTAGTAAACTTTTTCCCCCAACATAAAGATAATGACCATCGAAAGGCACATTTTAGCTTCATAATCTGGACTTTTGGAAGGAGGTTTCATAAAGAAAGCCAAATAATCAATagtagaaagaaagaaaagcctAAAACACTCACCTTAAACTTAAAGGCAAGCATCCGGTTATTGGTTCTGGTCAAAAGGATTAACTTTTCAACTGTGTGCAATCCAACGGCAAAAAATCAACCCCTTGATAACGAATCCTTTATCGGCTTATAACGAACACAGAGGAAAAATAAGGAACGGATTCAAATGCGCACATcgacacagaaacacacagacagccCATAAAACACCCCTGGCCACCCCTCCCCTGATACCCACGAATACCTGCTCGTGATAGAAACTGACACGTTGGGTGTGAAAAGTTTTCCAACGACTCCGGCACGAACGAGGTCACTCGCTCGCACGGTCGTTACGGCAGCAGCATGCTATCGTTCCGCTTCCGGTGACAACTCAATCAACTTCGCCTGGCAAGAGTGTGTGCGTTTCGGAGGAGagttttttcccttctctttttctctgtgTCTGCGCCatttctcttttgtttgtgtgacgATTCctctgtgcgtgtgcgttttACTGTGGAACCGAGGACCGTGCCAAAAGTTTTGTCACACCGAAGGCCGGCGACCATACGTAATGGCGTCTGCTGTCCCTCCGTCTGCCACTGACGACCGGATGCTGAAAACGACCATTTTCATGGTGTTGCAAATTGCGTGCTGCTGGTCCGTTTCGATG contains:
- the LOC120908454 gene encoding slit homolog 2 protein, which produces MPSRTALWTWIKLLGLALAVLDHAPVAAQSNSPQTCPPGSDISPCVCQVKKNGLDILCEATDVQHITKAMSALKGKSPIIFYLKLRHNNLPKLQGFVFLALDIRHLTIHNSSLATIEETSLSSLGRGLTQLDVSQNQLMSVPSSALKNLHYLLILNLNHNRISQIHNRAFEGLDTLEILTIYENKLTFIEPDAFRGLDKKLKRLNLGGNDLTAVPQKALSMLDNLRKLELQENRIKTIKEGDFEGLENLDSLILAHNQLTEVPARVFFHLTLLNSLELEGNSISYIAKEAFEGLEENLQYLRLGDNNLHIIPSEALRPLHRLRHLDLRSNNISVISEDAFVGFGDSITFLNLQKNDIKVLPALVFENLNSLETLSIQNNKLTRIPEEVMEPIMDSLRVVDIMDNPLICSCELVWFPNLLRDLKNRDDEMTQKKRPMCTMQNEHREYYVQNMPLERMSCVGKKYHTSSLSGNGSTGRPGATLLSTVLAALVTGSTVIGYGRFVR